Proteins co-encoded in one Scomber scombrus chromosome 14, fScoSco1.1, whole genome shotgun sequence genomic window:
- the riox2 gene encoding ribosomal oxygenase 2 isoform X1, which yields MTINYSKMQKRLKLRVGLSPPCVQHRRKRAWWSFLCSTMFVINVMSPAVESRLSAALLAPGKILLYNKLIRHSALEITMPKKSKKKNVTRRKDDDDDEQLPSKQRRVEQSDTPSTLCFDSPASLFESLVQPVGTEQFFREYWEKKPLHLQRSDNSTASYYQSLFQLSDLQRLCSQGLQYYRDINVVRCINGKKKVLNKDGEVKSSILSRNLVQNKATIQFHQPQRFKDELWRIQEKLECFFGALVGSNVYITPQESQGLPAHYDDVEVFILQLEGRKRWRLYSPTVPLAAEYSVESEEKIGSPTHDFILEAGDLLYFPRGTIHQANTPAGVDHSTHLTLSTYQRMSWGDLLLDIFPSMLCDSSRTDVSLREGIHRRLLLTSIEGQDTSRLAAYLRSLADEMDKGMQTFRSTHMKRDFIINRLPPYSQQQLLTPSGSIPTLEDTVCLRFKDHMVITVEPNQEKTDEAAVLVVIVLHSLKNQRENHMMGESVDEEEEQNISRGLQFPLSHLQALQQLQQAEQLAVAQLQLPTQEAKLSLVLALWCESLLHVL from the exons ATGACCATAAATTACAGCAAAATGCAGAAGAGACTCAAACTGAGAGTGGGGTTGAGCCCTCCATGTGTGCAGCACAGAAGAAAGAGAGCGTGGTGGAGCTTCCTGTGCTCTACTATGTTTGTCATTAAcgtcatgtctccagcagtggagagcagactctctgctgcactgttagctCCAGGAAAGATATTGTTGTACAACAAGCTGATCAGGCACAGCGCTCTTGAG ATAACAATGCcgaagaaaagcaaaaaaaagaatgtgacACGAagaaaagatgatgatgatgatgagcagcTCCCTTCTAAACAAAGGAGGGTTGAGCAGAGTGACACTCCTTCCACTCTGTGCTTTGACAGCCCTGCTAGCCTGTTCGAGAGCCTCGTCCAGCCAGTGGGAACAGAACAGTTCTTCAGGGAGTACTGGGAGAAAAAACCTCTCCATTTGCAGAGGTCTGATAACAGCACAGCCTCTTACTACCAGTCTTTGTTCCAGCTGTCAGATCTGCAGCGCCTGTGCTCTCAGGGTCTGCAATACTACAGGGATATTAATGTTGTTCGCTGCATCAACGGCAAGAAAAAAGTGCTAAACAAGGATGGGGAAGTTAAGTCCAGCATTCTTAGTAGGAACTTGGTTCAGAATAAGGCCACCATCCAGTTCCACCAGCCGCAGAGGTTTAAG GATGAGTTGTGGAGGATCCAGGAGAAGCTGGAGTGTTTCTTTGGAGCCTTGGTGGGCTCAAATGTCTATATCACACCACAGGAGTCCCAAGGCCTTCCAGCTCACTATGATGATGTTGAG GTATTTATTCTGCAGCTGGAGGGACGGAAACGTTGGCGTCTCTACAGTCCTACTGTTCCACTGGCAGCAGAGTACAGTGTGGAGTCAGAGGAAAAGATTGGCAGCCCAACGCATGATTTTATACTGGAG GCAGGAGATCTTCTGTACTTCCCCAGAGGAACCATCCATCAAGCCAACACTCCAGCAGGAGTGGACCACTCCACCCACCTGACTCTTAGCACCTACCAGAGAAT GTCATGGGGAGATTTGCTGTTGGACATATTTCCGAGCATGCTCTGTGACAGCAGCAGGACTGATGTCAGCCTGAGAGAGGGCATTCACAGAAGACTTTTACTG actAGCATTGAAGGCCAGGACACCAGTCGACTGGCAGCTTATCTCAGATCTCTGGCTGATGAAATGGATAAAGGGATGCAGACATTCCGCTCAACTCACATGAAGAGAGACTTCATCATCAATAGACTGCCACCGTACAGCCAGCAGCAGCTGCTAACACCAT CGGGGAGTATTCCTACCTTGGAGGATACAGTGTGTTTAAGATTTAAAGACCACATGGTAATAACTGTGGAGCCCAACCAAGAGAAAACA gatGAGGCCGCAGTACTGGTCGTCATCGTCTTACATTCTTTGAAGAACCAGAGGGAGAACCACATGATGGGTGAAAGTgttgatgaagaggaggaacagAACATCTCCAGG gGTCTGCAGTTCCCTCTGTCCCACCTCCAGgctctgcagcagctccagcaggCAGAGCAGCTGGCTGTGGCCCAGCTCCAACTGCCCACACAAGAAGCCAAACTAAGTCTGGTCCTTGCCCTCTGGTGTGAGAGCCTTCTGCATGTGTTATAG
- the riox2 gene encoding ribosomal oxygenase 2 isoform X2 has product MPKKSKKKNVTRRKDDDDDEQLPSKQRRVEQSDTPSTLCFDSPASLFESLVQPVGTEQFFREYWEKKPLHLQRSDNSTASYYQSLFQLSDLQRLCSQGLQYYRDINVVRCINGKKKVLNKDGEVKSSILSRNLVQNKATIQFHQPQRFKDELWRIQEKLECFFGALVGSNVYITPQESQGLPAHYDDVEVFILQLEGRKRWRLYSPTVPLAAEYSVESEEKIGSPTHDFILEAGDLLYFPRGTIHQANTPAGVDHSTHLTLSTYQRMSWGDLLLDIFPSMLCDSSRTDVSLREGIHRRLLLTSIEGQDTSRLAAYLRSLADEMDKGMQTFRSTHMKRDFIINRLPPYSQQQLLTPSGSIPTLEDTVCLRFKDHMVITVEPNQEKTDEAAVLVVIVLHSLKNQRENHMMGESVDEEEEQNISRGLQFPLSHLQALQQLQQAEQLAVAQLQLPTQEAKLSLVLALWCESLLHVL; this is encoded by the exons ATGCcgaagaaaagcaaaaaaaagaatgtgacACGAagaaaagatgatgatgatgatgagcagcTCCCTTCTAAACAAAGGAGGGTTGAGCAGAGTGACACTCCTTCCACTCTGTGCTTTGACAGCCCTGCTAGCCTGTTCGAGAGCCTCGTCCAGCCAGTGGGAACAGAACAGTTCTTCAGGGAGTACTGGGAGAAAAAACCTCTCCATTTGCAGAGGTCTGATAACAGCACAGCCTCTTACTACCAGTCTTTGTTCCAGCTGTCAGATCTGCAGCGCCTGTGCTCTCAGGGTCTGCAATACTACAGGGATATTAATGTTGTTCGCTGCATCAACGGCAAGAAAAAAGTGCTAAACAAGGATGGGGAAGTTAAGTCCAGCATTCTTAGTAGGAACTTGGTTCAGAATAAGGCCACCATCCAGTTCCACCAGCCGCAGAGGTTTAAG GATGAGTTGTGGAGGATCCAGGAGAAGCTGGAGTGTTTCTTTGGAGCCTTGGTGGGCTCAAATGTCTATATCACACCACAGGAGTCCCAAGGCCTTCCAGCTCACTATGATGATGTTGAG GTATTTATTCTGCAGCTGGAGGGACGGAAACGTTGGCGTCTCTACAGTCCTACTGTTCCACTGGCAGCAGAGTACAGTGTGGAGTCAGAGGAAAAGATTGGCAGCCCAACGCATGATTTTATACTGGAG GCAGGAGATCTTCTGTACTTCCCCAGAGGAACCATCCATCAAGCCAACACTCCAGCAGGAGTGGACCACTCCACCCACCTGACTCTTAGCACCTACCAGAGAAT GTCATGGGGAGATTTGCTGTTGGACATATTTCCGAGCATGCTCTGTGACAGCAGCAGGACTGATGTCAGCCTGAGAGAGGGCATTCACAGAAGACTTTTACTG actAGCATTGAAGGCCAGGACACCAGTCGACTGGCAGCTTATCTCAGATCTCTGGCTGATGAAATGGATAAAGGGATGCAGACATTCCGCTCAACTCACATGAAGAGAGACTTCATCATCAATAGACTGCCACCGTACAGCCAGCAGCAGCTGCTAACACCAT CGGGGAGTATTCCTACCTTGGAGGATACAGTGTGTTTAAGATTTAAAGACCACATGGTAATAACTGTGGAGCCCAACCAAGAGAAAACA gatGAGGCCGCAGTACTGGTCGTCATCGTCTTACATTCTTTGAAGAACCAGAGGGAGAACCACATGATGGGTGAAAGTgttgatgaagaggaggaacagAACATCTCCAGG gGTCTGCAGTTCCCTCTGTCCCACCTCCAGgctctgcagcagctccagcaggCAGAGCAGCTGGCTGTGGCCCAGCTCCAACTGCCCACACAAGAAGCCAAACTAAGTCTGGTCCTTGCCCTCTGGTGTGAGAGCCTTCTGCATGTGTTATAG